The proteins below come from a single Streptococcus hyointestinalis genomic window:
- a CDS encoding 4-hydroxy-3-methylbut-2-enyl diphosphate reductase yields the protein MKLWEYVDKTVRLVLVDGTSVTGKVIDWYDGFDLDGDDEIVIEFQSYPESSIKQIEVIST from the coding sequence ATGAAATTATGGGAATATGTAGATAAAACAGTCCGCTTAGTATTAGTTGATGGTACTTCGGTGACTGGTAAAGTGATAGATTGGTATGACGGATTTGATTTAGATGGTGATGATGAAATCGTCATAGAATTTCAGTCATACCCTGAAAGTAGTATTAAGCAAATTGAAGTTATCAGCACTTAG
- a CDS encoding phage minor capsid protein, which translates to MADDKKKPIKLNDEQLMLDASQVADIYHQLTLDLFDQVIDRIKERGSASLDDNPYIWQLEKMNEMGLLNEDNLKLISDRSGIAEEQLRYVIQNEGYQIYKNTKEQLLEATGGDFVANSLIQTNLAAYVNQTMGDINNLINTTLPKSVLGAYQSIIEEATAKVITGLATSDKAISDTVMKWAKKGFYGFTDSQGKHWRADTYARQVIKSTAWRVYREVRMAPAEELDIDTFYYSKKATAREMCAPLQHRIVTTGVARTEQGERIYALSDYGYGTAGGCLGINCTHEVTPFVVGANYKPDLPDELKNLTTEQAIENANVQAKQRALERSIRQSKEFLHVAEKLGDKELIDKYKHKVRIQQSAMRDYLKQHPFLHRDYAREKYYDDPYTKVKKDVELRSRQEKVTKEYERAKELLGEKAPKSLSEFKKMGYNNTRGYRQVLLKSDLQEQINNGELSLVINQDKQNRHAKNHKAYADYVSSNQNKNKPIPGYITVDNDTVQKIINDNYLDGTIVKRQKGQYSSIIKIDTKSGVAYSRSDLAGAYPTETDEFTIHISKSTTHLVPKMPSDNKEGGTQ; encoded by the coding sequence ATGGCTGATGACAAGAAGAAACCAATCAAGCTCAATGATGAGCAGCTTATGCTTGACGCTAGTCAGGTTGCAGACATCTATCATCAGCTTACTCTGGATCTATTTGACCAAGTTATAGACCGTATCAAAGAGCGTGGCTCTGCTAGTCTTGATGATAACCCCTACATTTGGCAACTAGAGAAAATGAATGAGATGGGGCTACTCAACGAGGATAACCTCAAGCTCATTTCAGACCGTTCAGGAATTGCCGAGGAACAGCTGAGGTATGTTATCCAAAACGAGGGTTATCAAATCTACAAGAACACCAAAGAGCAACTATTAGAGGCTACTGGTGGTGATTTTGTGGCTAACAGCCTCATACAGACCAATCTTGCAGCTTATGTCAATCAGACTATGGGAGATATTAACAACCTCATCAACACCACTCTACCCAAGAGTGTGTTAGGCGCTTATCAGTCCATCATCGAGGAAGCTACAGCAAAGGTGATAACGGGGCTAGCAACGTCAGATAAGGCTATTTCTGACACGGTCATGAAATGGGCTAAAAAAGGCTTTTATGGCTTTACAGATAGCCAAGGTAAGCACTGGCGAGCAGATACCTATGCTAGGCAGGTCATCAAGTCTACGGCTTGGCGTGTCTATCGTGAGGTGAGGATGGCACCAGCTGAAGAGCTTGACATAGACACCTTTTACTACTCTAAGAAAGCAACAGCCCGTGAGATGTGTGCTCCTTTGCAGCATAGGATAGTTACGACTGGAGTTGCTAGGACGGAGCAGGGCGAGCGTATTTATGCGCTGTCTGATTACGGCTATGGCACAGCTGGCGGTTGTCTAGGTATCAACTGTACGCATGAAGTCACGCCTTTTGTAGTCGGTGCTAACTATAAGCCTGATTTACCCGATGAACTAAAAAACTTAACAACTGAGCAGGCTATTGAAAATGCCAATGTACAGGCTAAACAAAGAGCCTTAGAGCGCTCTATCAGACAGTCCAAGGAGTTTTTGCATGTGGCTGAGAAATTGGGTGACAAAGAGCTGATAGACAAGTATAAGCACAAGGTCAGAATACAGCAGAGCGCTATGCGTGACTACCTCAAACAGCACCCATTCCTCCACCGTGACTATGCGAGGGAGAAATACTATGATGATCCTTATACCAAGGTTAAGAAAGATGTTGAGCTTAGGTCACGCCAGGAAAAAGTGACCAAGGAATATGAGCGAGCCAAGGAACTTTTAGGGGAAAAAGCACCAAAATCATTGTCAGAATTTAAGAAAATGGGATATAATAACACTAGAGGGTACAGGCAAGTATTGCTCAAGTCTGACTTGCAGGAACAAATCAACAACGGCGAGCTATCTTTGGTTATCAATCAGGACAAGCAAAATAGACACGCCAAGAACCACAAGGCCTATGCTGATTATGTCTCAAGCAACCAGAACAAAAATAAGCCGATACCTGGTTATATCACAGTAGACAATGATACTGTCCAGAAGATTATCAATGACAATTACCTGGACGGTACCATAGTCAAGCGTCAGAAAGGGCAGTATAGCTCTATTATCAAGATTGACACTAAGAGTGGTGTTGCGTACAGTCGTTCAGACTTAGCTGGAGCTTATCCAACAGAAACGGATGAGTTTACTATCCACATTTCCAAATCAACTACTCACCTAGTGCCGAAAATGCCAAGCGACAACAAAGAGGGAGGTACTCAATGA